In Lactuca sativa cultivar Salinas chromosome 5, Lsat_Salinas_v11, whole genome shotgun sequence, the DNA window aatcattaagctaatagtacaagtagtcatcaataaaataatattaaattttaacctgtgttttgaatccttatatttctcaacaaattctatctcATTCCTTAaatttcggataattcaaaatttgaaaccatcagaaaatacatgttgattcaaatatccctcctgcagatggctctttcttaacaaatttttattttaatccttacttgtaattgattttatcatttttaactttttgtatttttatcttataaatatattgggtgaaggctttattatatcaggtttgttcctaaaaaggtttttactatgtttctttaatgtgttggctttgcaggttcaaagaactcaaccaagagggtcagttagagcattgtattattattagtttgtatattttggcatcttacttttgtaataaagaacggttaaacacaagatttgatattattaaggtagtttgtatatttttcatcttgtttagtctaaaaatgaaacctttttcatcattggtccttataatatcaagtttcatcacatggatttcctgattacggtgattattgtccttattataaggttctatatagattgtgttcaatattttaaggtttcgagaacctaaatcaatatgaatccttgaattacataccatcgttgaaaatgatttaatttatgaccaaacttggtttaaaatcacaatgaacaagttgacacctgagtattttggccttctcaaaggcctatttatcgacttttgaatcacaacacctgatattctaaaggtttatttttataaactattatttatatattttagtattttacttagtaggacattaaattaataaaggaattaaggaaaacgaaaaaaaagaggacaataaacagtacaagtggtttgggtatgtataaatggaagtaataaccatttagggggtgtttagcaaaaaagcttattgcttattagtttattagcttataagttaataagtaagtgtagggtaacttatgaaaaaatgacgtattagaggttccccaccagaataagttattttaatccaaacatttttttaacttatagtgatctggaacctaataagttgttttaaaaaagcttagccaaacaccccaTTAATATGGTATGATAATgctcttgaaaaaaaaaatgtcatttaatattcatttctcgaagtgaacgcaaaatggttttaactctaaagagatcaaattattcgccgcccgccgctttgcgcgggtagacggctagtatatatatatatatatatatatatatatatatatatatatatatatatatatatatatatatatatatatatatatatatatatatatatattgatttgatCCCATCTAAGGCCCTCTTGTATACCAAGGACGAAGGGGTTCGTGGTCTACGTGGCCACGAGCGTTGTCCGTGACCAGCCCGGACTTTCGTAGTCGTGGTGATTTGTGGTGGGGAGGACGAATGACCACGACCAATACCCTTCTTCTCTCTCAAGTGTCTCTCTTCTTTCCTCTCTGATTTTCGTTTGTGGTCGTCTTATGCACACCAACACTCATTTGTTGtttgtgatggtgatggtgattgtGGTTCGTGACTTGTTAAATGTATAATGGATGGCCCAATTTACTCTCTCGGGGTACACCAACCTATGGCAAAATGAGTGTTTTGAACTCCAAAAGTGTTCTTATGGTGGTGGGTCCGTAGCAAAATGGgtttttttaaaaattgtttagaTTAGTTTTTATGGTGACAAAAAccaataaatcaataaattaaaaaatatttaatttaaaatttttgtttgaaattattatggttaaaaagctaaaaagagttttaaaaaaccaattttacatgttttttaaaCTCTTATTTTTAAAACTCACAAAACTATTTTAAAAGAATTTgagtttgtcaaaaaaaaaaaagattttatttattGGTTTTTTAAAAATGTCAATATAAATCaataaattattttgaaataCAATCTCAACCAGCACCTAAGAGTTTGAGACCAAATGGTCAATAGTCTAGCGGTAAGGAGTGAGTAAGTGACCTCTCATATGAGAGGCCATGGAAAACATAAGTGAttatttaggagtagattagttaGTTTGTCGTTTAAAAAAAACCTAAGAGTTTGAGAGGTTGACAAAATTAGAGGGGCATTCGAACTTTATAGTGGAAAGAATCACAAAATAAGGCTAAAACCTAAAGAAATTGATAACACTTTTAGCACCTTGACACATAAAACTTTTTTTAGTCATATAGGATGAAAAGAGTGGTGACAAAATGATAGGAGTTGTAGCATCTAATGTTagtgttatttttattttgaaaaaataaaaataaaaaatgtaaccAATCACAGATTTAAAATTATTGCAAGTCTTTCTCTCTCTTTTCGCTAAACTATAGCGAGGCATTTTTAGCGACTCCCCTAGCGAGGGCTAGAGAACGGTGTTCCAAAATCTTAGCGACTCTTAGTGAGGCTCATAACGCCTCCACCCCGGGTGGCCTAAGTGTTGTGATACAAGAAAGTGACGAAGAAAGATAGAAAGAGCTAACGGTGGATGGGGTGGGGTTTAGACCCATTTTTCAATAATTAAAACGTATGGAATGAATATAATAATGTTTCAAGTTAACTAAATTTACAAATAAATCTCATGTTGAATGTCGGATGCAAATTGATTTTTGTTCgatttatttcaataaaaaaacAGCAAACCACAAAACAAAATTTGGAGTTTTCCCCAAATAACAAGCCAAAACCGACTTAAGGTTTACCAAAATAAATTGAGCCTAGCTTTTCATTGTAAAAGCACAAATGATGATTTCTGTGGGTCATAAAGTGAAATCCATGAAACTAGAAGGTTTAAAAGTACACCTTGCCGTATTTATACAAAAGGCCGTTCACCCCCGAAACCTCCCCCAACGCCGTCGCCATCCATCTTCAACGGCGATCTCTGCGACTTCATAGCCGTGTTCCTCCATGAacccgattagggtttcacataggaGAATTTAGAATCTATCAATTCGATTTGAAAGAGTGTAAATTTTGGGAAGAAGATGGATCAATCATTCTTGATTATGCTGTCCAACCTACTCCACCTTCAAAATCAACTCGACCCTACCACCTCCATCCTCTCCGACTCCTCCACCTCCGCTACCTCAGCCACCCCTTCCTCCCTCCTCACGTCCACCTCTGCCGCCCCTCTTCTATTCTTCACCATCGCCTCCGTCCTCTCATACATCTCCACTACCCGCAAACCCCGCTCCTCCCCATCCCCACCTCCATCTCCCTCAACCACTTCCCAATACTCCGTCGCCGCCTTCCGCGCCCTCTCCACCGAACGCATCTGGGCAATGGAAGCTCCATTACGTGACGCCCAATGGCGCTCCATGTACGGCCTATCGTACCCCGTCTTCACCACCGTCGTCGACAAACTCAAACCCTACATCGCTCAGTCAAACCTCTCCCTTCCCTCCGACTACGCTGTCGCCATGGTTCTCTCCCGTCTCTCCCTCGGCCTCTCCGCTAAAACCGTCGCTAAACGTTACTCCCTTGAACCCTACCTCGTTTCCAAAATCACTAACATGGTCACCCGCCTCTTATCCACTAAACTTTACCCTGAGTTCATCAAAATCCCCGCCGGTCGCCGCCGTCTCCAGGAAACCACAGCCTCGTTCGCCGAAATCACATCCCTCCCCAACATATGTGGCGCCATTGACAACACACACATCCGCCTCCACAGCCTCCCCTCCAACCTCCCTAACCCTAGCATCTACACTAACTCACACGGATTCCGATCAATTCAACTCCAAGTAGTCGCAGATCACAAGAAAATCTTCTGGGATGTTTGCGTGAAAGCTCCAGGCGCATTTGACGATGCTACCCATTTCCGCGATAGTTTGCTCTACAACAGGTTGATTTCAGGCGACATTGTATGGGAGAAAGTTGTGAACGTGAAAGGGCATCCTGTTAGGCCTTACATCGTCGGAGACTGGTGCTACCCCTTGTTATCATTCCTGCTAACTCCATTTTCATGGAACCGGACAGGGAATCCAGCTCAGAACACTTTCGATGAGGGATTGATGAAAGGGAGAAAAGTGGTGGAGGAAGCTATCGGATTGTTGAAGGGAAGATGGAGGATTCTTCAAGATATGAATGTGGGATTGAATCATGCACCTCAGACGATTGTTGCTTGTTGTGTGTTGCATAATTTGTGTCAGATTGCAAGGGAACCTGAACCAGAAGTGTGGAAGGAGCCGGAGGAGAGTGGTGGTGTTGCTAGGGTTTTGGAGAGTGAGAATTATTACTACAATTTTGGAGAAAGTTTGAGGCAGGTGTTAGCTGATGATCTTTACCAGAGACTTTCTTCAAGATGAAATTAATTGTAAggttgtagttttttttttttcttgtcttTCCTCTTGTTGTAACTTTGTTCTAGAAAATATTTTTAATCCTTTCCGTAATAAGTAGTAGTGTGTAATTGCAACCAGTTATGTATGTAAACTAACTCAAGTTTGGGGAATTTAATCTCAGATGATATTATTAGTCATGTTATTCATAACAATCTATATAAAAGATGATAAACCATGAAAATGTTTGAACTTGTTACAAAATGTCATTGAGCATAGGCAGTTTTGCCACTATTTGGAAGAAGTCCATCTTTAGCCATTTCAGAAAGAATCTTAAACACAGCATCCATGTTTCCTTGTTTATGGTTTATCTCAACAAGAGCTTTTGCAACTTCACCATCACTAATCCTACAACTTCTCAACACATTTTCTATAACTTCACTCGATTCCAATACCATTTCGCCTCTTAAAAGTTCTTTAATCAAAGCAATAATTGTAGCAGTATGAGGAACAAATCCATGACTCACCATCTTCTTATAAAGATCAAAAGATTTCCTCAAGTTCCCACCTTTACAATGCCCATGTATCATAACATTATAAACAGCCTCCACAGGCTCCTCCTTTCTCTgaagcattttatcaaacaccttATCTGCTTCATTCATTAACCCCTTCATACAGAACCCTTTTATTAGAGCCACCACACTCTTCGCCTCCATGTTGCCACAGTTCTCTATCAATGTCTCGTAAGTGACATCATCTGGAACACCATTGTCATAATACAACTTGAAAAGAATCTGTTTTGCTTCAAGGGTTCTTGCTTTCTTGGAAAGACCATTAATTAACACACTGTAAGTGACAACATCAGGGAGCAAACCTTTTTTAAGCATTTCATCGTGCAAATGGAGGGCGTTTACAGTATCTCCTTCCACACAATAAGCATTTATCAAAGCTGTGTATGTACATTCATCAGGTGGCAAACCGTTTCTTAACATTTGTTGAAACACATCACAAGCTTCTGTTAGTTTTCTTTGATCACAAAGACCTTTAATTAGCGACGAATATGTGATAGTGTCAGGTAAAACACCTTTCGCGACCATTTGGCTTATTGTTTCATAAGCTCTATCTAGCTCTTGATTTCTACAAAAACCAGTTATAATTGTGCTATAACTTACAACATCTGGGGTTAATCCTGTTTTACTCATATCATCGAGAACTCCTAAAGCATCTTCCATCTTCCCATTTACAGTGTGGCCATTGATCAAAGTGTTGTAAGTCACAATGGATGGAGAAAAACCCTTCTTTTTCATTTCATCTAATAGCTTATAAGCTTCATCCATGAATCCTTGTTGGGAGAAGCCATCAATCAATGTTGTATATGTTCTAGCATTTGGAAAGAGTTTTCTTACTCGCATCTGTTCTAATAATTCCATAGCCCTGTGTAGATTTCTAGCTTTACACATGCTATTAATCAAAGAAGTGTAAGTAATGACATTAGGAGATAATCCATTTCGTGTCATTTCATCATGCAAAACAAGTGCTTGGTGGAAGTTACCTTCTTTACAGTACCCATTCACAAGAGTATTATAAGTGACTTCATCAGGGATGATTCTTTTGTGTTTCATCTCTTCAAGAACTTCATCTGTTTCATTCATCCTCCCTTCTCGAGCTAATCCGTTAAGTATGACATTATAAGAAATCAAATTCGGCTCTAAATCTTTATTAGGCATTGTCTTGAACAGCTTGAATGCATCGTCAAGTCGTCTTGATTTACAATAAGCATCGATTAGTGTGTTGTAAGTGACAACATTAGGCAAGCAACCATTTTTCTGCATTTCAGCGAAGAACCCTAGACCCTTTTCCAAATCCCTAACCCCACAAAAGCCACGAATCAGTATATTATAAGTGAACACATTTGGTGAAACTCCAGTTCTTATCATATGTTGATACATTTCCTCTGCTACTTTAATCGGCTCACTAGACCTAATAATCGCATCGAGAACAGAGTTATACGACAATACACCTGGCATATAACCATGAGATATGGCTAAATGGATTGTGTTTAAACCTCTTTTGACCAACTTCAAATTAGAATAAGATTTTACCAACAAATCGATGACGGCAGAGCTTGAAGTACAGTCGGAATATGTATCTTTAAGGCATGTGAAAACTAAATCTCCGTTTTCATCGCCAGGGGTGTTAATGGCTACGTCTTCGGCGATGATTTGAGCTGTTTTATAGAGCTTGAATCTGGTGAGTATGTGAAGAGAGAGGCAGCTACATTGAAGATCAAAGAAGGGACGCCGGCGAGCCCAATTGATGAATGataggattagggttttgtcagATTGAGCTTGGAGGAGTAAATAAGAAGCTGATTGAGGGGTAAATTGGGACGATAGGGGATCTAGGTTGATTAAATGGTGGCGTTTGAGGATGGTGATGGCTTTTCCGACAAGATGAACATCAGGCGCCGTCGGTGGTGGCGGCAAGGAGGTGAGGGTGGAGAAGTGAAGAGTTTTCCGGTAGGGTTTAAGGAGGTTCATTTCAGCGGACAGTTGAAAACGAACATGGTTGGTTGTGAACATTCGTAAGACTATCTTCACTCTTCACAATCCAAATTTAAGTCAATCTCGTCGGGGTGTTTGGACTATCTTCGCCGAATGTTTCAGAAAATGTGGAATCAAGAAATTATAATCTATCACGAATAAAACTTGGTAGGAAATAAATTGAAATTGAATGGTCATATTTGTTttgttgaaaaaaaatgaaattaaaataatataaaacgaTAGAATtgtctttttaatttttaatttttttgttttataatttatatgtaaagatatatattatataaattataaaaataataaataatgttGTTGCAGGTAATGGTGGGTGATGGTGATGATAGGTAGTGGTGTTGGGTGGTGGTGGCGATGGAGAAAGTGGTGGTTATGGTTAGGATGGAAAAAATGACGGTGATAACTGTGATGATGGTGATGTTGGTGACGGTGGGTGGTAGTTATATTAAAGTTAAATACTAGTAAATGCCATGAAATTTCCAAATAATAGGGGTGAGTGTTATTTGGTTTAaagtttaaacaaaaataaataaataaattgtttgAACATCGTTCAGTTAAACAGTTTGGCAGTTTCGGGTTAAATGGTTATGATTATGTTTTTTGGGTTGGATGAACATCTATTTCGGTTTATggattaaactttttttttattcgTGGTGGGTGACCAACACAAAAACGTATAACCTAAAAATATGCCTAATACTCACCCCGTAGTGTGTTATGTCTAATATTGATTTCACGAACATGGAATAACCCTATGTGTAGGTTTTGGGGTTATCCTGACTTTTAGGTGACGACGTCGTAAATTCGTCATTTTTTtgttaaataatttatatttgttGGCTATTTTCTAAATGAAAATGCAAGTTTTTAAAGTGGTTTGACCCGCCAAGTCTTTGTTATGAAGGTGAAGATGACAAAAGTAACTTTACGAAGCTAATTATCCCACAACATAAACAAGTGATTGCTTTGCTAAATGCTATATTAGTTTGTTGTTTGCTCTCTTAACGATCATGATAATAGTGCCTAAGTTGTCTTAGAAAATGCATTGTAATTAGTGTGTAGGCATTTTGATCATGTGGTAATTGTCATTCTTATGTAATTTTTAGTAGATGGTGATGTAATGACAATGTACTCTGTTTATGTTAATTAAATGGCAATGTACTTATTTATGGAATGGCAATGTAGATTACTTGTTTTATTGGTAATGTCAATGTACTTAGATTTAAAGGACATGTACTTTGTTTCATGTAAAGGAAATGTTAAGACGGGTGGGAGCAGACAACGGGACTTCCCGTTAATACGACGTTGCACTAAAAAAAACATCGGTATAACGCCTGCGTTATCCGACGTTATGTTACGAAACGTTAGTGTGGTACCGGTCGGAAACGGGTTAATTTTGATCGGAATTCTCAACGTAATATTTTGAACTGTTTAAAAACGGTAAAAAAACCAAATTTATTTTTTCACCTTTAACTCTAATTTTtagacctatatatatatatatatatatatatatatatatatatatatatatatatatatatatatatatatatatatatatatatatatatatatatataggcctaGTTTATAATGTGGATGAACAACTATTGTGCGGACATGTGAACAatgctattctatgagaattactaaaataataagttgtttagtaatgtgaatacgcTCAACCTCACACAATTATTGTCATTTCCATTCATTCTCactaatttttattcatttttgttctcaaacatcgtttttcactcattttcattcttacagaatacgactcgATAAACATCCTAAcaacattctaacagaatgtgaataataaaaaaaaccctataataaccttataaacGATTTAATTGGTGAGAATGTGTGATAATGACAATGAACGTATTCGCATTGTCAAACAACAttttttctttgtcattctcacagaatagcattgttcacacgtccgcacaatagatgttAATCaactttgaacctagctctctctctatatatgtatttctctctctctctctctctctctctatatatatatatatatatatatatatatatatatatatatatatattacctacAATCCAAATTATTTCTCTCATCTTATTTTAAATCATCAAACAGTTTCTCATTCCATCACTATGAATCAAAACCCCAACACTCCTCCTCCAAACACAAATACATCTCCGCCTCTCGGTTTTGCACAATACGAGTTGTACGTGAACATCCTCAACACTCAAGACAACTTTTTCAATCCTGCCCCACAGGCCACCACAATTCCCTACAACTCTTCCACAAAACCTTTTCAACACATTCGCTACAGTGCAACAAAATACCACACAACCACCATCCACGCAAGAAAACGGTACCCGAGACGCAAGTACGAGGGGGATCTGAAAAAACGGCCAACAAATGGAAAGCATGAAGGAAAGGGAAAGCAGTCGTGGTGGAGCAATCGGAAGACGAACCTCCAATATGGTGGAATGCGGAGGAAGAATACGCGTTGGCGGTTATATGGTGCGGGGCATCAAAAAATCCAATGCAAGGAAATGGTATGAGAAAAGGTGCTTTTTAGGAAGTTGTGATCGGGAAATTTCGGACCATTTTGAAGAAGGATGCAAATTATCGCAATCACGATATGTTGAGTAGCATATGGATTCAAATAAGCAAGAAGTGCACTAAGTTCAATTCCATCTACAACAAACTTTCATCGCATAAGCAAAGTAGTACGACTGATTTTGACGTTTATAGAGTGGCGAGGGAGCAATATCATGTCGATACGAGTCATGTTTTCGAGCATGACAAGATTTGGGGGATTGTCAAGGAATAcccaaaatgaaatcaaatgtgtTACGGAACAACAATCGAAGAAGTTTTGCGGCTCGGGTTCGGTCGATGTTTCGGACGCACGCACAAACATCAACCTCAATGCGGACACGGATGAGATATCGAACGACTTCAACGGCATCGAAGAGATCTCCCCGCCTCGACATCCAATAAGTCACGACAAAGCGAGACGGGCTCAACGACATGCGTAGGAAGACAAAAGTAGACATCGAGAGCAAGTGGAAATGAAACAAAAATTTGATGATCACAATGAAATCGCGCGTAAAAGATATGAGTTGTAACGGGAGCATTTGAAGTTCCTTCATCGTGAAGCCGACGAAGATCGCATTGCGAAAGATTTGACAATTCTTCAAACTAGCAAAGAGAATATGCCACCGAGACGGGTGGAGGTGCTCCGAAAAATGAAGGCGAAGATCGAGCGGAAATATTTAGGTGAATAATAGTGTATcggttttatatttttaaatttattatgttttcgGTCAATGTTTTTTTCTCCGTTGTAATgtcgtttttatttttaaaatggtatgtttaattaattatttaatttaattatgttatatttaatttatatgttttaaaaaaaatattatgacataaattaaaaaaaataaaacaaattagaaaaatagaaattaaaaacttcaaaaaaataaaataaaaataaatagaaaatgaaGGTGTTATCACATGTTATTTGATGTTGTCCATTTCCACAttgggtgttataacaccaaaagTATGACTATGATGATGGAGTGAACACTTTGGGTGTGATAACATGTAATAACATGTTGTCCACACCTAAGGCTGCTGGGAGTGGGCAACAggtcatactatattataaaggaatcatttttcctttcaccacattaatttgaaactctcatgcatttttaTTTTCGCTACATTCATTTAAAACtcctatgacttttcaatttctttctaacaataattataagttggttaataatgttaaataaatatcaaacctaaagtataatcatatataaactaaatttcaatattaaaataatatctttacttctacttataaagttatgttttttttttttaacttttaacatattatacttaatttatttgttttaataTAGTATTGGATATAAATCAttctcattttaaagatacaattttggaataatttgtataaaatacttaaattattaatttgaatataacattagatggtcaacttaaatataagaagcatttttccttttaccgcattcatttgaaactctcatgcatttttcctttcaccacatttatttgaaactcctatgacttttcaattttttttctaataataattataagttggttaataatgttaaataaatagaaaaaacatcataaatggtccttgttgTTACCAAAATATGAAGTTTAGTTcccgtggtttaaaaacctcatagatggtccctgtattttcaaaacttttgatgtttggtcctttttgctaactccgttaagtttgtCTGTTAACttaagggtattttcgtcatttcaccacctcaggaccatttatgatgttttctcgtatttaaaaaaaaaaaaagaaaaaattaaaataattaaatatataaaaggtcTCTGTCTCGCGTAAGCAACCAACACATATATTGGTTTGTTCTTCAATAATCAAGAACACACATATAAAcataccaccaccactaccaagaTAATCGATAAAGTAACTGTCAAGGATCAATCATATGCCGTCTACAATGCATTGGAAGCCTTCCACCCACCCTTTCTCCTACATTGACAAACCCCAAACCAGTGAATTCAGAATCGTTTCTGGAACAATTTTTCTTTTTTGAATCTGAAATCATTTATGGAAGAGAATTAAATACATCCCAACCCTTCTGCaaacaaacatacaaagaaaCCAGAAAAATAAAACCCAAACCTATTCATTGTTTTGAACCCTTCCTTTCCCATTTTCTCCCTCCTTCTTGTTTTTGTTCTTATTTATACACCAAATACCCACCTGCATCAAACAATTCACACATCAAGAGGGGCTGTTTTGGGACAAGATCCAGAATAATCCCAGATTTCATGTGTGGCTTTCGTTTCTGGAATGATTTGGAACCAAAAAAACAAATGAAGCTCTAATAGATACCCAGATGTGGAGTGGTTTTCGCCCAATAGATACCCATATATGGAATCGAATCAATCAAATCCTaaagagaaaaagaagaaaagattTAGGGGCTGGGAGAAAGAAGACACACAAAGATGCAAATCTAaatgggttattgttggttgcaCATACTAGAAAACTTGGTCTAGGTGTGTCTGTAAAAAGGTCAACAAAACTGAATTCAGATGAGCTGATCTGAGAAGGAGGAATTAAAGGGTGTATACCCGATGTGGATCAAGTTAGTGGGTGCAAGAACGACTTATGCATTACCTAGATGAAAGAGTTGACGACTGCAAATCGATTGAAGGGAAAAGGGTAGGAGACTCAGATTCGTCGGAAAAATCAACATCAATCTGGGTTTCTTTGAGATCGATTCATGGATGAGATAATAGGGTAGTGGGTTGCTGAAGGGAATGATGTTTCATCGGAGGTGTGTTCACCGACAGTGGGGTTTAATCCTTAGGAGGTTGAGTAAACGAGGGGGGATGCCGACGATAAGGTTGAAGCTTTTGACTATGAAATGTCCGACGATTGTTGAGCATGGTGGGATTGGGTACGGTGGGGTGGTGGATTTGCCATGGTGGGTGCAGTCGGTGGTCCAGGAGGAGTGGACGGTGGAGGTGTTTGATTTGGAGTTAATAACGAACAAGGATCTTGAAGAGGAAATGGTGAGATTGTTGCAGGTATGAGTGTGTATgtaagagagatagatagatagatagatagatagatagatagatagatagatagagagagagagagagagagaaagacccattggatattaaatttaattatttttttcctttttaaaaaaataaaataaaagaaaacctcATAAAAGGTCCTTTGATAGTTAAATGACGGAAATATCCTTCATTTAACGGTAGAAAACTAACGGAGTTAGCAAAGAGgaccaaacatcaaaagttttgaaaatacagagaccatctatgaggtttttaaagcacggggactaaacttcagattttaggtaaccacaaagaccatttatgatgttttttcaaataaatatcaaacataaattgtaatcatatataagctacatttcaatattaaaataatatctttacttctacttataaagttatggttttttttttttaacttttaaaatattatacttaattaatttgttttaa includes these proteins:
- the LOC111877913 gene encoding protein ALP1-like codes for the protein MDQSFLIMLSNLLHLQNQLDPTTSILSDSSTSATSATPSSLLTSTSAAPLLFFTIASVLSYISTTRKPRSSPSPPPSPSTTSQYSVAAFRALSTERIWAMEAPLRDAQWRSMYGLSYPVFTTVVDKLKPYIAQSNLSLPSDYAVAMVLSRLSLGLSAKTVAKRYSLEPYLVSKITNMVTRLLSTKLYPEFIKIPAGRRRLQETTASFAEITSLPNICGAIDNTHIRLHSLPSNLPNPSIYTNSHGFRSIQLQVVADHKKIFWDVCVKAPGAFDDATHFRDSLLYNRLISGDIVWEKVVNVKGHPVRPYIVGDWCYPLLSFLLTPFSWNRTGNPAQNTFDEGLMKGRKVVEEAIGLLKGRWRILQDMNVGLNHAPQTIVACCVLHNLCQIAREPEPEVWKEPEESGGVARVLESENYYYNFGESLRQVLADDLYQRLSSR
- the LOC111877902 gene encoding pentatricopeptide repeat-containing protein At5g39710; the encoded protein is MFTTNHVRFQLSAEMNLLKPYRKTLHFSTLTSLPPPPTAPDVHLVGKAITILKRHHLINLDPLSSQFTPQSASYLLLQAQSDKTLILSFINWARRRPFFDLQCSCLSLHILTRFKLYKTAQIIAEDVAINTPGDENGDLVFTCLKDTYSDCTSSSAVIDLLVKSYSNLKLVKRGLNTIHLAISHGYMPGVLSYNSVLDAIIRSSEPIKVAEEMYQHMIRTGVSPNVFTYNILIRGFCGVRDLEKGLGFFAEMQKNGCLPNVVTYNTLIDAYCKSRRLDDAFKLFKTMPNKDLEPNLISYNVILNGLAREGRMNETDEVLEEMKHKRIIPDEVTYNTLVNGYCKEGNFHQALVLHDEMTRNGLSPNVITYTSLINSMCKARNLHRAMELLEQMRVRKLFPNARTYTTLIDGFSQQGFMDEAYKLLDEMKKKGFSPSIVTYNTLINGHTVNGKMEDALGVLDDMSKTGLTPDVVSYSTIITGFCRNQELDRAYETISQMVAKGVLPDTITYSSLIKGLCDQRKLTEACDVFQQMLRNGLPPDECTYTALINAYCVEGDTVNALHLHDEMLKKGLLPDVVTYSVLINGLSKKARTLEAKQILFKLYYDNGVPDDVTYETLIENCGNMEAKSVVALIKGFCMKGLMNEADKVFDKMLQRKEEPVEAVYNVMIHGHCKGGNLRKSFDLYKKMVSHGFVPHTATIIALIKELLRGEMVLESSEVIENVLRSCRISDGEVAKALVEINHKQGNMDAVFKILSEMAKDGLLPNSGKTAYAQ